A region of Larus michahellis chromosome 15, bLarMic1.1, whole genome shotgun sequence DNA encodes the following proteins:
- the PLPP7 gene encoding inactive phospholipid phosphatase 7, protein MPASQPRSRARDRNNVLNRAEFLSLNQPLKGNQESRSSGRKQSGQAGAAGPQNSNPKERRQSQQLPEEDCMQLNPSFKGIAFNSLLAIDICMSKRLGVCANRASSWGGARSMINLLGITGHGIPWIAGTLICLVKSSTLAGQEVLMNLLLALLLDIMIVAGLQKLAKRKGPYDVTPGLLDYLTMDTYAFPAGHASRAAMLSKFFLNHLVLAIPLRILLVLWALCVGFSRVMIGRHHITDVLSGFVFGYLQFRLVELIWMSSNTCQMLISIW, encoded by the exons ATGCCAGCATCCCAGCCGCGGTCCAGGGCAAGAGACAGGAACAATGTCCTCAACAGGGCTGAGTTCCTCTCCCTGAACCAGCCCTTGAAGGGGAACCAGGAGAGCAGGAGCTCGGGCAGAAAGCAGAGCGGCCAGGCCGGGGCAGCCGGTCCCCAGAACAGCAACCCCAAGGAGCGGAGGCAGTCGCAGCAGCTGCCCGAAGAGGACTGCATGCAGCTCAACCCCTCCTTCAAGGGAATCGCCTTCAACTCCCTGCTGGCCATCGATATCTGCATGTCCAAGAGGCTGGGAGTGTGTGCCAACAGAGCCTCCTCCTGGGGTGGTGCCCGCTCCATGATTAACCTCCTGGGGATAACGGGGCACGGGATCCCCTGGATTGCGGGCACCCTCATCTGCCTGGTGAAGAGCAGCACACTGGCAGGCCAAGAGGTCCTCATGAACCTGCTGCTAG CCCTGCTCCTGGACATCATGATTGTGGCTGGTTTGCAGAAGCTGGCCAAGCGGAAGGGCCCGTACGACGTCACCCCTGGCTTGTTGGACTACCTGACCATGGACACCTACGCATTTCCAGCCGGGCATGCCAGCCGAGCGGCCATGCTCTCCAAGTTCTTCCTCAACCACCTAGTCTTGGCCATCCCTCTCCGCATCCTGCTGGTCCTCTGGGCCCTCTGCGTGGGCTTTTCCCGTGTCATGATCGGACGGCACCATATCACAGATGTCCTGTCTGGCTTTGTTTTTGGCTACTTACAGTTCAGGCTGGTGGAGTTGATATGGATGTCTTCCAACACGTGTCAGATGTTGATATCCATCTGGTGA